The region AAAAACTGCCGCAAGGTCGCTTCAATATTCTGCTGCATGGCCTCAACCGTTTCGAGATCGTAAAGTTTGTGAAGGAAAAACCCTATCACACCGCGCTGGTCAACGTTCTCGATGATGCGCCCTCGCGGCGCGAAACCCACGAGCAATTGCGTGCGCGCGATCACCTGCTCGAAAGATTCTTTACGTATTTCAATCAAGTATTGGGACTCGACGTTAACGAAGAACGCTGGGATCGCAATGCTTCGCTTGAAATGATCGTCAATCAAGTCGCGGCGATACTTGACATTCCCGTGCAGCACAAGCAGCAGCTTTTGGAAACGACGGCGGTCGAGCGGCGGCTGGACCTGGTGCAGGGCATTGTTGATGATCGCTTGAATTACGCTGAAAAACTGCGCCGCATCGTGCTGAATATGCGTTTTGTCCCCGAAGATCCTGAATACAATTGAGCCGAACATGAATGTCGAATTTCTCTGTCCGCATTGCCGCGCCGAAAACAAGGCGGCCTCAGATGTCCAGCAACTGATTTGCCAGAAGTGTGCAAAGCCGATCGCGTTGAATTTTACCGAGCACAGCCGGCAATCGCAGCAAGTCCAGCAATGCGCGGTATGCGGCAATCAGCGTTTTTATTTGCAAAAGGATTTCAACCCGCGATTGGGTATTATCATCTTCGCGA is a window of Cytophagia bacterium CHB2 DNA encoding:
- a CDS encoding ATP-dependent protease is translated as MHRATNVRLVMATTLIPIFPLPNVVFFPKVFLPLHIFEPRYKQMVTDVLENERQIGMILLKEGGQPEMPGLPLLYNVGCMGRIEAYEKLPQGRFNILLHGLNRFEIVKFVKEKPYHTALVNVLDDAPSRRETHEQLRARDHLLERFFTYFNQVLGLDVNEERWDRNASLEMIVNQVAAILDIPVQHKQQLLETTAVERRLDLVQGIVDDRLNYAEKLRRIVLNMRFVPEDPEYN